A part of Phoenix dactylifera cultivar Barhee BC4 chromosome 2, palm_55x_up_171113_PBpolish2nd_filt_p, whole genome shotgun sequence genomic DNA contains:
- the LOC103716878 gene encoding protein DETOXIFICATION 49-like: MCKAVTPDSPSPGQCDHHEEPHGLLAVPFVQKQQTTTSPSEDVPILKPKPPTELALGLVEAKSILSLAVPMALTSLLIYSRSMISMLFLGRLGSLPLAGGALAIGFANITGYSVLSGLAMGMEPICGQAFGAKKLPLLGLALQQTILLLLSVSIPVAFLWTNMRPLLLLCGQDPAISAAAQSYILFSLPDLFLQSFLHPLRVYLRSQSITLPLTYAAALAALLHLPINYFLVSVLRLGIPGVALASVWTNLNLLLLLLAYLYLTGIYKSTGGIIPSAESFRGWSSLLNLALPSCVSVCLEWWWYEIMILLCGLLLNPKSTVASMGILIQTTSLIYIFPSSLSFGVSTRVGNELGANRPDCARRAACVGLSSSFLLGLIALSFAVSVRHAWARMFTDDPSIAVITAAVLPILGMCELGNCPQTTGCGVLRGSARPRAAANINLSSFYAVGMPVAVGLAFWGGHDFKGLWLGLLAAQATCVVLMLAVIHRTDWDLQAERAQRLTGAARDAGILNGHLNEPDEKHLHQLKASAVDDEDEKANLVITITVDQSSKQT; the protein is encoded by the coding sequence ATGTGTAAGGCGGTGACCCCGGACTCTCCCTCCCCGGGCCAATGCGACCACCATGAAGAACCCCACGGTCTCCTCGCAGTCCCCTTCGTCCAGAAGCAGCAGACGACCACGAGCCCATCAGAGGATGTTCCGATACTCAAGCCGAAGCCGCCTACCGAGCTCGCTCTTGGCTTGGTGGAGGCCAAGTCTATATTAAGCTTGGCAGTCCCCATGGCTCTGACCAGTCTCCTCATCTACTCCCGCTCTATGATTTCCATGCTTTTCCTCGGGCGCCTCGGTAGCCTCCCACTCGCCGGGGGTGCCCTCGCCATCGGTTTTGCCAACATAACCGGCTACTCTGTCCTCTCCGGGTTGGCAATGGGCATGGAGCCAATTTGCGGCCAGGCGTTCGGTGCCAAGAAGCTCCCCCTCCTCGGTCTCGCCCTTCAGCAGACCATTCTCCTCCTCCTGTCGGTTTCCATTCCCGTTGCTTTCCTCTGGACCAACATGAGGccgctcctcctcctctgcgGCCAGGATCCCGCCATCTCCGCCGCCGCCCAGTCCTacattctcttctcccttcccgacCTCTTCCTTCAGTCTTTCCTCCACCCACTCCGCGTCTACCTCCGCTCCCAGTCCATCACCCTCCCCCTCACCTATGCCGCTGCCCTCGCCGCCCTGCTCCACCTCCCCATCAACTACTTCCTTGTCTCCGTCCTCCGCCTCGGCATCCCCGGCGTCGCCCTTGCCTCCGTCTGGACGAACCtcaacctcctcctcctcctccttgcctACCTCTACCTCACGGGGATTTACAAAAGCACCGGCGGAATAATTCCCTCCGCCGAGAGCTTCCGCGGCTGGTCCTCTCTTCTAAACCTCGCCCTTCCCAGCTGCGTCTCTGTCTGCCTGGAATGGTGGTGGTATGAGATCATGATCCTCCTCTGCGGCCTCCTCCTCAACCCCAAATCCACCGTCGCCTCCATGGGCATTTTGATACAGACTACATCgcttatctacattttcccttcCTCCCTTAGTTTTGGCGTCTCTACTCGCGTCGGCAACGAGCTCGGTGCCAACCGGCCTGACTGCGCGCGGCGCGCCGCCTGTGTCGGCCTCTCTTCCAGCTTCCTCCTCGGGCTTATTGCCCTCAGCTTTGCCGTCTCCGTCCGGCATGCATGGGCCCGGATGTTCACCGACGACCCATCCATCGCAGTGATCACCGCAGCGGTGCTTCCGATACTAGGAATGTGCGAGCTGGGAAACTGCCCGCAGACCACAGGCTGCGGAGTCCTGCGAGGAAGTGCACGGCCGCGGGCCGCGGCCAACATAAACCTCAGCTCTTTCTACGCCGTCGGGATGCCGGTAGCCGTCGGCCTCGCCTTCTGGGGAGGGCACGACTTCAAAGGCCTGTGGCTCGGCCTCCTCGCCGCCCAGGCCACATGTGTCGTGCTCATGCTTGCTGTCATCCACCGCACCGACTGGGACCTGCAGGCCGAGCGGGCGCAGAGGCTGACCGGTGCAGCACGCGACGCCGGAATTCTCAACGGCCATTTAAACGAACCTGATGAGAAACATCTGCACCAGCTAAAAGCTAGCGCAGTGGACGATGAAGATGAGAAAGCCAATTTGGTGATTACAATAACAGTTGATCAATCTTCCAAACAAACTTGA